A stretch of Kyrpidia spormannii DNA encodes these proteins:
- a CDS encoding sulfurtransferase has protein sequence MSTGSLNGGPLVSVQWLKERIGSPDVAVIDCRFTLNEPDAGEARYREGHIPGAVYLHLERDLCGPKGQGGRHPLADPDRLARVFSEAGIGSGTVVVAYDDQTGEFAARLWWTLRYLGHEQVRVLDGGYAEWQRAGYPVTLEIPTPSPASFVPRMRPELTVDAEYVSRVVSGQAPGALLIDSRAPERYTGEQETIDPVGGHIPGAVNIYWKDGVDEDGRWKSPEEQRRRFSGVTGERELIVYCGSGVTACANLLALEIAGISGARVYVGSWSEWCADPGRPVARGPKP, from the coding sequence ATGAGTACAGGGTCTTTGAACGGTGGGCCTCTGGTGAGCGTCCAGTGGCTAAAAGAGCGGATCGGAAGCCCGGATGTGGCCGTGATAGACTGCCGGTTTACGTTGAACGAGCCGGACGCCGGGGAGGCGCGGTATCGCGAGGGGCACATTCCTGGTGCGGTGTACCTTCACCTGGAGCGCGATCTGTGCGGACCGAAAGGACAGGGTGGGCGCCACCCATTGGCGGACCCGGACCGGCTGGCCCGGGTGTTCAGCGAGGCGGGGATCGGCTCCGGGACTGTAGTTGTGGCCTACGACGACCAAACCGGTGAATTCGCGGCCCGGTTGTGGTGGACGCTTCGCTACCTTGGTCATGAGCAGGTTCGGGTGTTGGATGGCGGCTATGCGGAGTGGCAAAGGGCGGGGTATCCGGTTACCCTGGAGATTCCGACGCCATCCCCGGCGAGTTTCGTCCCCCGGATGCGGCCAGAGTTGACGGTGGACGCGGAGTACGTGTCCCGGGTGGTATCTGGGCAAGCCCCTGGGGCCCTCTTGATCGACTCCCGGGCTCCCGAGCGGTACACTGGGGAACAGGAGACCATTGATCCGGTGGGCGGTCATATCCCCGGGGCTGTCAACATCTACTGGAAAGACGGCGTCGACGAGGACGGGCGGTGGAAAAGTCCCGAAGAGCAGCGCCGCCGGTTCTCCGGCGTCACTGGAGAGCGGGAACTTATCGTCTATTGCGGTTCTGGGGTAACCGCCTGTGCCAACCTGTTGGCTCTGGAAATCGCCGGGATCTCCGGTGCCCGGGTGTATGTGGGCAGTTGGAGCGAGTGGTGCGCGGACCCCGGCCGCCCGGTGGCTCGGGGCCCCAAGCCTTGA
- the recD2 gene encoding SF1B family DNA helicase RecD2 has protein sequence MNGEDRLARPEAEEVTASGTVERVVFRNEETGFAVFRLKTSGGVISCTGYVYFSQGEGEALEVTGHWTEHPRYGRQLQVTGWSKPVPTDREVAIQLFRRLEGVGRRVARRIVAALGPGAVDAILDHGEAALAGIQGLSPEKAQSIVQQVRAHHGVQKVLGQLMALGISPGAAMRVYRVLGEGCLEDIRRNPYLLAGVAGIGFGQADGVARRLGIPADSPFRLQSALLHTLAGSTTEGHCWLDRAFWLAKTAEMLAGIDGDPWEADQFEEAAGTLAREGQIRQEEDRVYLASLWEAEEQVARWAADRLRVAALHSAGLDDLIQSYERESGVTLSFTQREAVRTAMASPLLILTGGPGTGKTTTVRAILWCRQQLNPQTKVGMAAPTGRAARRLEEVSGFSAATVHRLLGMRVEGIAQFDEENPLPYDLIIVDETSMMDILLADKLVRAAGDAGVILVGDVDQLPSVGPGHVLHDLIQAGVPSVRLDVIFRQARESNIVVNAHRVLQGELPRQGGDFWFVEVSGATTAETNAAIAVRLEQAVQNLLAEGYSPADIQVLSPTKKGELGTEALNIRLQQLMNPRQMGKKEIPFGRKGERAWRVGDKVIQMRNDYEKEVFNGEIGVIEDVDPEEGVLLIRFGDALHEYERDEWDQLRHAYAITIHKSQGGEYPVVLIPMTTSHYILLYRNLLYTGITRAKKLCGLIGMPRALGLAVRNTRPVLRNTRLTEKIQVYSRGRGADPGDP, from the coding sequence TTGAACGGAGAGGATCGATTGGCCCGCCCGGAAGCCGAGGAGGTGACCGCTTCCGGTACGGTGGAGCGGGTGGTCTTCCGAAATGAAGAGACGGGATTTGCCGTGTTCCGCCTGAAAACCTCCGGGGGCGTGATCAGTTGCACAGGGTATGTATATTTTTCCCAAGGCGAAGGAGAGGCCCTGGAGGTGACGGGGCACTGGACGGAGCATCCGCGCTACGGCCGGCAACTTCAGGTTACGGGATGGAGTAAACCGGTGCCCACCGACCGGGAGGTGGCCATCCAGTTGTTCCGGCGCCTGGAGGGGGTGGGCAGGCGAGTGGCCCGAAGGATCGTCGCCGCCCTCGGCCCCGGGGCGGTGGATGCCATCCTCGATCACGGAGAGGCAGCCTTGGCGGGGATTCAAGGGTTGTCGCCGGAGAAGGCGCAGTCGATCGTCCAGCAGGTCCGGGCCCATCACGGGGTCCAAAAGGTGCTCGGGCAATTGATGGCCCTGGGCATTAGCCCGGGTGCCGCCATGCGGGTATACCGAGTGTTGGGGGAAGGGTGTCTCGAGGATATCCGGCGCAATCCGTACCTCTTGGCGGGGGTGGCCGGCATCGGGTTTGGCCAGGCGGACGGGGTCGCCCGGAGGTTGGGCATCCCGGCCGACAGTCCATTTCGCCTTCAAAGTGCGCTGTTGCATACCCTGGCGGGCTCAACCACCGAAGGCCACTGTTGGTTAGACCGGGCCTTTTGGCTGGCGAAGACGGCGGAGATGCTGGCCGGCATAGACGGGGATCCGTGGGAGGCCGATCAGTTCGAGGAAGCCGCCGGGACCTTGGCGCGGGAGGGGCAGATCCGGCAAGAAGAGGATCGGGTCTATCTGGCATCTTTGTGGGAAGCCGAGGAGCAGGTGGCCCGGTGGGCGGCGGATCGGCTCCGGGTGGCCGCTCTGCATTCAGCCGGGCTGGATGATTTGATCCAGTCTTATGAGCGGGAGTCCGGGGTGACCCTGTCGTTCACCCAGCGGGAAGCGGTTCGAACCGCCATGGCCAGTCCGCTGTTGATTTTGACCGGAGGGCCGGGAACCGGGAAGACCACGACGGTTCGGGCGATCCTGTGGTGCCGGCAACAATTGAATCCCCAGACCAAGGTGGGCATGGCGGCGCCCACGGGACGGGCCGCCCGAAGGCTGGAAGAAGTCTCGGGATTTTCGGCTGCTACTGTGCACCGTCTCCTGGGCATGCGGGTGGAGGGAATCGCTCAGTTTGACGAGGAGAATCCCCTCCCCTATGACCTGATTATCGTCGATGAGACGTCCATGATGGATATCCTGTTGGCGGACAAATTGGTCCGGGCCGCCGGGGACGCCGGGGTGATTCTGGTCGGGGATGTGGACCAATTGCCGTCGGTGGGTCCGGGGCATGTGTTGCACGACCTGATTCAGGCCGGAGTGCCGAGCGTCCGGCTCGATGTGATTTTCCGACAGGCCAGGGAGAGCAACATCGTGGTCAATGCCCACCGGGTGCTCCAAGGGGAGTTGCCTCGCCAGGGCGGGGACTTTTGGTTTGTCGAGGTATCCGGGGCCACGACGGCTGAAACGAATGCGGCCATCGCCGTTCGTCTGGAGCAGGCGGTGCAAAATCTCCTGGCGGAGGGCTACTCGCCTGCCGACATCCAGGTGCTGAGTCCCACCAAAAAGGGGGAGCTTGGCACCGAGGCGTTGAACATTCGACTGCAGCAGCTGATGAACCCCCGGCAGATGGGCAAAAAGGAAATCCCCTTCGGTCGCAAAGGCGAGCGGGCTTGGCGGGTGGGCGACAAAGTGATACAGATGCGCAACGATTATGAGAAAGAGGTGTTTAACGGCGAAATCGGCGTGATCGAAGACGTGGATCCCGAGGAAGGCGTGTTGCTGATTCGATTCGGCGACGCCCTGCACGAATACGAACGGGATGAGTGGGATCAGTTGCGCCACGCCTATGCGATTACGATTCACAAAAGCCAGGGCGGCGAATATCCCGTGGTGCTGATCCCCATGACCACGAGCCACTACATCCTCTTGTACCGAAATCTCCTCTATACGGGGATCACCCGGGCGAAGAAGCTCTGTGGGTTGATCGGCATGCCCCGGGCCCTGGGCCTGGCGGTGCGCAACACTCGGCCGGTGTTGCGCAACACCCGGCTGACCGAGAAGATTCAAGTATACAGCAGGGGGCGAGGGGCAGATCCGGGGGATCCGTGA
- a CDS encoding acyl-CoA dehydrogenase family protein: MHPFTREHDELRSAIRQFLQKEIAPHVDEWERAEQVPRTVLRKMGELGYFGLNIAEEYGGSGENPLAEAVLHEELGRLNASGFANTVGVHIGIAMRPVYRFGTEEQKQAYVVPGVQGEKIGALAITEPGAGSDVAAISTRAVREGDSYVLSGNKIFITNGVYADFYVVAAKTDPQAGHRGVTLFIVERDDAGFHVQRKLEKVGNHASDTAELFFDECRIPAHRKLGEENKGFYLVMHNFQWERLMIALQTLGTAQAALDMAVEYAKTRQQFGGPLTQFQVIRHRLVDMAVEVEKARQLTYHALDLFAQGVDAVAETSMAKLTATETACKVADEALQIHGGYGYMGEYPIQRAWRDMRVTRIYGGTSEIMKEIIAKRMGLLP; the protein is encoded by the coding sequence ATGCATCCATTCACCCGCGAGCACGATGAACTGCGCAGTGCCATTCGGCAATTCCTGCAGAAAGAGATCGCCCCCCATGTCGACGAGTGGGAGCGGGCGGAGCAGGTGCCCCGGACCGTGCTGCGCAAGATGGGCGAACTCGGCTATTTTGGCTTGAATATTGCGGAAGAGTATGGAGGAAGTGGGGAAAATCCCTTGGCGGAAGCGGTGCTGCATGAAGAACTCGGCCGGCTCAACGCTTCGGGATTCGCCAATACCGTGGGCGTCCACATCGGCATCGCCATGCGCCCGGTCTATCGCTTCGGCACCGAAGAACAAAAACAAGCCTATGTGGTCCCCGGGGTTCAAGGAGAAAAAATCGGGGCCTTGGCCATCACCGAACCCGGGGCGGGATCGGACGTGGCGGCCATCAGCACCCGGGCGGTGCGGGAAGGCGACAGTTACGTCCTTTCCGGAAACAAAATTTTTATCACCAACGGGGTCTATGCGGATTTTTACGTGGTGGCGGCAAAAACCGATCCCCAGGCAGGGCATCGGGGTGTGACCTTATTTATCGTCGAGCGGGATGACGCAGGATTTCACGTGCAGCGCAAGTTAGAAAAAGTAGGAAACCACGCTTCGGATACGGCAGAACTCTTTTTCGATGAGTGCCGAATTCCTGCACACCGCAAGCTCGGGGAGGAAAATAAAGGATTTTATCTGGTGATGCACAATTTTCAATGGGAAAGGCTGATGATCGCCCTGCAAACCCTGGGGACCGCCCAGGCGGCCTTAGATATGGCTGTGGAGTACGCGAAAACCCGTCAGCAGTTCGGCGGCCCCCTCACCCAGTTCCAGGTCATTCGCCACCGGTTGGTCGACATGGCGGTGGAGGTGGAAAAGGCGCGCCAGTTGACCTATCACGCCCTGGACCTGTTCGCCCAAGGGGTGGATGCAGTGGCTGAAACCTCCATGGCCAAGCTCACCGCCACGGAAACGGCCTGCAAAGTGGCGGATGAAGCGCTGCAGATTCACGGCGGATATGGGTACATGGGCGAATATCCGATCCAGCGGGCTTGGCGGGACATGCGCGTAACCCGGATCTACGGCGGAACGAGCGAAATCATGAAAGAGATTATCGCCAAGCGGATGGGGCTTCTCCCCTAA
- the pepF gene encoding oligoendopeptidase F, producing the protein MTTVRSRAEIPVEDTWKLEDLYPDDQAWEREFQDVQSRLGEVEAFRGRVLESAETLLAVLRLEDDLSLKLERLYAYSHMRKDEDTTNSTYLALADRAQGLAARLAGAFSFVVPEILAGDAGVVQGYIDSHSDLALYRHKLDDILRRKPHVLSAAEEAILAQVSEIAQGPTTIFSMVDDADLRLPTIRDEQGQEVELTKGRYSQFLESQDRRVRQDAFTAFYAAYKERLNTLSATYHASVKKDVFYARVRKYGSSLEAALDDDRVPVEVYDSLIAAVHEFLPALHRYLRLRKKVLGLNDLHMYDLYVPLVPEIHREVSFDEAKKTVLEGLAPMGEEYLGVMRDAFASRWVDVHENRGKRGGAYSWGAYGTHPYVLLNWQPNIDNVFTLAHEMGHAMHSHYTYAHQPYVYGGYSIFVAEVASTCNESLLLHHLLKNTPDEAMRRYLLNHHLEQFRTTVFRQVMFAEFEKLTHEAVEAGHALTSDWMCDTYRRLNETYYGAEVVIDDQIAWEWARIPHFYTAFYVYKYATGFSAATALSRRILEEGEPAVRRYLDFLSAGSSDYPLEVLAKAGVDMRSPEPVRQALQVFEETVAELEKSFAGS; encoded by the coding sequence ATGACGACAGTGCGGTCACGGGCGGAAATTCCGGTGGAGGATACGTGGAAACTGGAAGATCTGTATCCCGATGATCAGGCCTGGGAGCGGGAGTTTCAGGATGTGCAGAGCCGCTTAGGGGAAGTGGAGGCTTTTCGCGGGCGGGTCTTGGAATCGGCGGAGACCCTCCTCGCCGTTCTTCGCCTGGAAGACGATCTGTCCCTCAAGTTGGAAAGGCTTTATGCCTATTCCCATATGCGCAAAGACGAGGATACCACCAACAGTACATATCTCGCCCTGGCTGACCGAGCCCAGGGGCTCGCCGCCCGCCTGGCCGGGGCCTTCTCCTTTGTCGTGCCCGAGATTCTCGCCGGGGATGCCGGGGTGGTGCAGGGCTACATCGACAGTCACTCGGATTTGGCCTTGTATCGACACAAACTGGACGATATTCTCCGGCGAAAGCCCCATGTACTCTCAGCGGCAGAAGAGGCCATCCTCGCTCAGGTCAGCGAAATCGCCCAGGGCCCGACGACGATTTTCAGTATGGTGGACGATGCGGACCTGCGTCTGCCGACGATCCGGGACGAGCAGGGCCAGGAGGTGGAATTGACCAAGGGCCGCTACAGTCAGTTCCTGGAGAGCCAGGACCGCCGGGTCCGGCAAGACGCCTTTACCGCTTTTTATGCGGCGTACAAAGAGCGTCTGAACACCCTGTCAGCGACGTATCACGCCAGTGTCAAAAAAGATGTCTTTTACGCCCGGGTGAGGAAATACGGTTCTTCCCTGGAAGCGGCTCTGGACGATGACCGGGTCCCGGTGGAGGTGTACGACAGCTTGATCGCCGCCGTGCACGAGTTTTTGCCGGCCCTTCACCGATACCTGCGCTTGCGCAAAAAAGTGCTGGGCCTAAATGATCTACACATGTACGATCTGTATGTGCCCCTTGTGCCCGAGATCCACCGGGAGGTCTCCTTCGATGAGGCGAAAAAGACGGTGTTGGAAGGGCTTGCGCCCATGGGGGAGGAGTACCTCGGCGTGATGCGGGATGCTTTCGCCTCTCGCTGGGTCGATGTTCACGAGAACCGGGGCAAGCGAGGGGGCGCCTATTCATGGGGGGCGTACGGCACCCATCCTTACGTGCTGTTGAATTGGCAGCCGAACATCGACAACGTGTTCACCCTCGCCCACGAAATGGGCCACGCGATGCACAGCCATTATACGTATGCGCATCAACCGTACGTGTACGGCGGGTACTCCATCTTTGTCGCCGAAGTTGCATCGACCTGCAACGAATCGTTGCTGCTGCATCATCTCTTAAAAAATACCCCGGATGAGGCGATGCGGAGGTATTTGTTGAACCACCACCTCGAGCAATTCCGCACCACGGTGTTTCGCCAGGTGATGTTTGCGGAGTTCGAAAAGCTCACCCACGAGGCGGTGGAAGCGGGCCACGCCCTGACTTCAGACTGGATGTGCGACACGTATCGTCGGCTGAATGAAACCTACTACGGGGCCGAAGTGGTGATCGATGATCAGATTGCCTGGGAATGGGCCCGGATTCCGCACTTTTACACAGCATTCTACGTGTACAAATACGCCACGGGCTTCTCGGCGGCCACGGCCCTGTCAAGGCGGATTCTGGAGGAAGGGGAGCCGGCCGTCCGGCGTTATCTCGATTTCCTGTCCGCCGGGAGTTCCGACTATCCCCTGGAGGTCTTGGCGAAGGCCGGGGTAGATATGAGATCCCCGGAACCGGTGCGCCAGGCGCTGCAGGTGTTTGAGGAAACGGTGGCCGAGTTGGAAAAAAGTTTTGCCGGGTCCTGA
- a CDS encoding ABC transporter substrate-binding protein — protein sequence MVRMDGKRKFWTVLVLFAVILILSSCGTGAAPSASPQGGASPPAVTHYPLTIKDDSGTSVTIAREPRRIVSLIPSHTEILFALGLDRRVVGVTTWDNYPPGVQKKVEAVLDGLNPPIERLVALHPDLVVLGSHNESIVQTVRNAGLTAVVYDPQSLEAVYQTIQALGEITNRTSQAAALVNQMKTKASAIAAKVSQIPPDKRVRVYVEADPNQLYTAGSHTFMDELIRLAGGINVASDLNGWQPMNAEMLIQKNPQVIVVTYGYYVPDAVDKPKQRPGWQVVDAVRNNRVYSVDSDLVSRPGPRIVDGAETLAKLFYPQLFQP from the coding sequence ATGGTCCGAATGGATGGGAAGCGAAAGTTCTGGACGGTCCTCGTTCTTTTCGCGGTGATCTTGATTCTTTCTTCCTGCGGAACTGGGGCGGCTCCTTCCGCGTCGCCCCAAGGAGGGGCGAGTCCGCCGGCAGTCACCCACTATCCGCTCACGATCAAAGATGACAGCGGGACATCGGTGACCATTGCCCGGGAACCCCGGCGGATCGTCTCTTTGATCCCCAGTCATACGGAGATCCTGTTTGCCCTGGGTCTGGATCGGAGGGTGGTGGGCGTCACGACGTGGGACAACTATCCTCCGGGGGTTCAAAAAAAGGTGGAAGCGGTCCTGGACGGATTGAACCCGCCCATCGAGCGGCTGGTGGCCCTTCACCCCGACCTGGTGGTGCTCGGTTCTCACAATGAGAGCATTGTTCAGACGGTGAGAAACGCTGGGCTAACTGCCGTGGTGTACGACCCTCAAAGTCTGGAGGCGGTTTATCAGACTATCCAGGCACTGGGCGAGATCACGAACCGTACATCCCAGGCCGCGGCCTTGGTCAATCAAATGAAGACCAAAGCTTCGGCCATTGCGGCCAAAGTGTCGCAAATCCCACCGGACAAACGGGTGAGGGTCTACGTGGAGGCCGATCCGAACCAATTATATACGGCGGGGAGCCACACGTTTATGGACGAGCTGATCCGTCTGGCCGGAGGCATCAACGTGGCGTCGGATCTAAACGGGTGGCAGCCGATGAACGCCGAAATGTTGATCCAAAAGAATCCCCAGGTGATCGTGGTGACCTACGGATATTACGTGCCGGATGCCGTGGACAAGCCGAAACAGCGGCCCGGGTGGCAAGTCGTGGATGCCGTGCGCAATAACCGGGTGTATTCCGTTGACTCGGACTTGGTGAGTCGCCCGGGCCCCCGGATCGTCGACGGAGCGGAAACCCTGGCCAAGCTCTTCTATCCGCAGTTGTTCCAACCCTGA
- a CDS encoding alpha-galactosidase — MGNQKVFGVVTRYADHVGQFRPAFWEVKDVGGAHREPVAGSIPMVSCFADNRVAKAHPEWVQVGPGGQRATRDQPYFDWDCLCPSRPEVEALALEWVRDAAAQSGPEGFRLDDVTFAREGYCQCAACEAGRRKAGLDLETYRMARLADFVARARSSVAGKLYFTLFPDPYPGHLERRFGIDVDRMKQWVDVFVVPIYDLAYTTTYWLEVLAQGFQDRLGGHPWYLEVYGLGVEEAKLVKAARVGAAYADGVLIAYENDLDKLRRIQEALVG, encoded by the coding sequence ATGGGGAATCAAAAGGTGTTCGGGGTGGTCACCCGGTATGCGGATCACGTCGGCCAGTTCCGGCCGGCTTTCTGGGAAGTCAAAGACGTCGGCGGGGCTCACCGGGAGCCGGTGGCGGGATCGATTCCTATGGTGAGTTGTTTTGCCGACAATCGGGTGGCAAAAGCGCATCCCGAGTGGGTCCAGGTGGGTCCGGGAGGACAGCGGGCGACGAGAGACCAGCCATATTTTGACTGGGACTGCCTTTGTCCGAGCCGGCCCGAAGTGGAGGCCCTGGCCCTGGAGTGGGTGAGGGACGCGGCGGCGCAGTCGGGTCCAGAGGGCTTTCGGCTGGACGATGTGACCTTTGCCCGGGAGGGTTACTGTCAGTGCGCGGCCTGCGAGGCCGGACGCCGGAAAGCCGGCCTGGACCTGGAGACCTATCGGATGGCTAGGTTAGCGGATTTTGTCGCCCGGGCGCGGTCGTCGGTGGCCGGGAAGCTGTATTTTACGCTGTTTCCCGATCCTTATCCCGGGCATCTGGAGAGGCGATTCGGCATCGACGTGGACCGGATGAAGCAGTGGGTGGACGTGTTTGTGGTGCCCATCTATGATCTGGCCTACACGACGACGTACTGGCTGGAAGTCCTGGCCCAAGGATTCCAAGATCGGCTCGGGGGGCACCCCTGGTATCTGGAGGTCTATGGTCTCGGCGTTGAAGAGGCGAAACTGGTGAAGGCCGCCCGGGTGGGGGCGGCCTATGCGGACGGGGTCCTCATTGCCTATGAGAACGATTTGGACAAATTGCGGCGCATTCAGGAGGCGCTGGTCGGTTGA